From one bacterium genomic stretch:
- a CDS encoding 3-hydroxybutyryl-CoA dehydrogenase (converts (S)-3-hydroxybutanoyl-CoA to 3-acetoacetyl-CoA) — MGHGIAQVAAMAGLSVTMVDVTEDALRTALARIRSNLDEGVRRGKVSETMREAALANLATDTSLENAVRTVDLVIEAVPERLELKEQVFAELERHAPTSALLATNTSSLSITEIQAGLREPGRVLGLHFFNPVHINALVEVVRGERTDPAVVDAGVAFARRLGKEPIVVKDSPGFASSRLGVLLGLEAMRMLEEGVATAEAIDKAMEVGYRHPMGPLRLTDLVGLDVRLDIARYLHSKLGDRFRPPAILERLVAEGNLGKKTGRGFYTWDE, encoded by the coding sequence ATGGGCCACGGCATCGCGCAGGTCGCGGCGATGGCCGGCCTGTCCGTGACGATGGTGGACGTCACGGAAGACGCGCTCCGCACCGCGCTGGCCCGCATCCGCAGCAACCTGGACGAAGGGGTGCGGCGCGGGAAGGTCAGCGAGACGATGCGCGAGGCGGCGCTCGCCAACCTCGCCACGGACACGAGTCTCGAGAACGCGGTGCGGACGGTGGATCTGGTCATCGAAGCGGTGCCGGAACGGCTCGAGCTGAAGGAACAGGTCTTCGCCGAGCTCGAGCGGCACGCGCCCACGTCCGCCCTCCTGGCGACCAACACATCCAGCCTCAGTATCACGGAGATCCAGGCCGGCCTGCGCGAGCCCGGGCGCGTGCTCGGCCTCCACTTCTTCAACCCCGTGCACATCAACGCGCTGGTCGAGGTGGTCCGCGGCGAACGCACCGACCCCGCGGTGGTGGACGCCGGCGTGGCGTTCGCGCGGCGGCTGGGCAAGGAACCCATCGTGGTGAAGGACTCGCCGGGGTTCGCCTCCTCGCGGCTCGGCGTCCTGCTCGGGCTCGAGGCGATGCGCATGCTCGAGGAGGGCGTGGCGACTGCGGAGGCGATCGACAAGGCCATGGAGGTCGGCTACCGGCATCCCATGGGGCCGCTGCGTCTCACCGACCTCGTCGGACTCGATGTCCGGCTGGACATCGCACGCTACCTGCACAGCAAGCTCGGCGATCGCTTCCGGCCGCCGGCCATCCTCGAGCGGCTCGTCGCGGAGGGGAACCTCGGCAAGAAGACCGGCCGCGGCTTCTACACCTGGGACGAGTGA
- a CDS encoding 3-oxoadipyl-CoA thiolase (catalyzes the thiolytic cleavage of beta-ketoadipyl-CoA to succinate and acetyl-CoA), with protein sequence MREAWIIDAVRTPIGRHGGALAAVRPDDLAATVIRALVDRTGIDPALVDDVILGCANQAGEDNRNVARMAGLLAGLPVSVPGQTVNRLCGSGLQAVNSAFHAIRAGEGDVFIAGGVESMSRAPYVMLKPAEAFPRGAPEVADTVLGWRFVNPRMPAHWTISLGETAEEVAARYGISREDQDRFALTSQQRAAAAQREGRFAAELVPVEVPQRKGPSVRVDTDEHPRPDVTFERLQALPPVFKPGGTVTAGNSSGLNDGAAALLIVEAGRARALGLRPLARIVSTGVAGVEPDLMGMGPVPATRRAVERAGIALDDLRLIEINEAFAAQAVACVRELGLDPERVNVNGGAIALGHPLGCSGARILTTLVHELRRRGGGYGLATMCIGVGQGIATVVEGVGG encoded by the coding sequence ATGCGCGAGGCCTGGATCATCGACGCCGTCCGGACGCCGATCGGGCGCCACGGCGGCGCGCTCGCCGCCGTCCGGCCGGACGACCTGGCGGCCACGGTGATCCGCGCGCTGGTGGACCGCACGGGCATCGACCCTGCCCTCGTGGACGACGTCATCCTCGGTTGCGCCAACCAGGCAGGCGAGGACAACCGAAACGTGGCGCGGATGGCCGGCCTGCTGGCCGGCCTTCCCGTCAGCGTGCCGGGCCAGACGGTGAACCGCCTGTGCGGCTCGGGTCTCCAGGCGGTGAACTCGGCGTTCCACGCGATCCGCGCCGGCGAGGGCGACGTCTTCATCGCCGGCGGCGTCGAGTCCATGAGCCGTGCGCCGTACGTGATGCTCAAGCCCGCCGAGGCGTTCCCGCGCGGCGCGCCCGAGGTCGCGGACACCGTGCTCGGCTGGCGTTTCGTGAATCCCCGCATGCCCGCCCACTGGACGATCTCGCTGGGCGAGACGGCGGAGGAGGTGGCGGCACGCTACGGCATCTCGCGCGAGGACCAGGACCGCTTCGCGCTGACGAGTCAGCAGCGTGCGGCGGCGGCGCAGCGCGAGGGGCGCTTCGCGGCCGAGCTGGTGCCGGTGGAGGTGCCGCAGCGCAAAGGGCCGTCCGTGCGCGTGGATACGGACGAGCACCCTCGCCCGGACGTGACATTCGAGCGGCTCCAGGCGCTTCCGCCCGTGTTCAAGCCCGGAGGCACCGTCACGGCCGGCAACTCGTCCGGGCTGAACGACGGCGCCGCCGCGCTGCTGATCGTCGAGGCCGGCCGGGCTCGGGCGCTGGGGCTCCGGCCACTGGCGCGGATCGTCTCCACGGGCGTGGCCGGCGTCGAGCCGGACCTGATGGGGATGGGCCCGGTCCCGGCGACGCGCAGGGCCGTGGAGCGCGCGGGCATCGCGCTGGACGACCTCCGCTTGATCGAGATCAACGAGGCGTTCGCCGCGCAGGCCGTGGCGTGCGTCCGGGAGCTCGGGCTGGACCCGGAGCGGGTGAACGTGAACGGCGGCGCCATTGCGCTGGGGCACCCGCTGGGTTGCTCGGGGGCCCGGATCCTGACGACCCTCGTTCACGAGCTGCGCAGGCGGGGCGGCGGCTACGGCCTCGCCACCATGTGCATCGGTGTTGGGCAAGGCATCGCCACCGTTGTGGAAGGAGTGGGCGGATGA